One segment of Takifugu rubripes chromosome 5, fTakRub1.2, whole genome shotgun sequence DNA contains the following:
- the pigq gene encoding phosphatidylinositol N-acetylglucosaminyltransferase subunit Q, translating to MVLRIFFPQCCNQADSGLLVGHWMPGHDSAVVLAVIHYPFIPGQVKQYLQQMRSQSGVELSVLGSWSIPKEGQEHMESFLRDLSTIFPQDCWLQLSRTIGKMGFNCHVIYQDLNGSTTSCKAAKKNGKIKGCDRESGEDNEEELGDEEKMILIHYEQRKVMQSQLHPIEVPDTDPPSELREVFQTVARSRPLFFLDRYDDGPLKSTHWQSQGREASIIVELLKQASVPLCLLISWLLSKWTRICNFSLFNLYPLRFLSSKLSTCDQWSYRTEHMRTLSSVKPAAGHTPFMRKANILVSLLVDVALGVLLMSWLYRDNRISIIANALLPAADHVAKELEELLQWLMGAPAGLKMNRALDQVLGRFFLYHIHLWISYIHLMSPFIETILWYGGLSACLGITFALSLLSDMVALLTFHIYCFYVYGARLYCLKIYGLSSLWRLFRGKKWNVLRQRVDSCSYDLDQLFIGTLLFTILLFLLPTTALYYLVFTLLRLVVVMFQGVLHLSVDIINSFPLFAVGLRVCQPYQLAEGVKFRVLCEEPGTALHLLMEINPLKCSAVVQRYRVPTYSCYPKDSWAALVKKLFVGELIYPWRHKTTKSD from the exons TGCTGAGGATCTTCTTCCCACAGTGCTGTAACCAGGCAGATAGTGGGCTGCTGGTTGGCCACTGGATGCCTGGCCATGATTCTGCTGTGGTGCTGGCCGTGATCCATTACCCATTCATACCTGGACAGGTCAAACAGTACCTCCAGCAG ATGCGTTCCCAAAGTGGTGTTGAGCTGTCAGTATTGGGCTCGTGGAGTATACCTAAAGAGGGTCAGGAACACATGGAAAGCTTCCTGAGAGACCTCAGCACAATCTTTCCTCAGGATTGCTGGCTCCAGCTCAGTCGCACGATTGGCAAGATGGGCTTTAACTGTCACGTCATCTATCAGGATCTGA ATGGAAGTACAACTTCTTGCAAGGCTGCAAAAAAGAATGGAAAGATCAAGGGATGTGATAGAGAATCAGGGGAAGATAATGAAGAAGAGCTGGGAGACGAGGAGAAGATGATCTTAATCCACTATGAACAGAGGAAGGTGATGCAGTCACAGCTTCACCCCATAGAAGTCCCTGACACAGATCCACCATCGGAGCTGAGAGAg GTCTTCCAGACGGTGGCCCGCAGCCGACCTCTCTTCTTCCTGGACAGATATGACGATGGGCCGCTGAAGTCGACGCACTGGCAGTCTCAAGGTCGAGAAGCGAGCATCATCGTTGAGCTGCTCAAACAGGCCTCTGTACCTTTGTGTCTGCTGATCAGCTGGCTGCTTTCCAAGTGGACCAGGATCTGTAACTTCTC GCTCTTCAATCTTTATCCGCTGCGGTTCCTGTCCAGTAAACTGTCCACATGTGACCAGTGGAGCTACAGAACCGAACACATGAGGACGCTGAGCTCAGTGAAGCCAGCTGCAGGTCACACTCCCTTCATGAG gaaagCCAACATCTTGGTGTCGCTTCTGGTCGACGTGGCTCTCGGCGTGCTGCTCATGTCATGGCTCTACAGAGACAATCGCATCAGTATCATAGCCAACGCGCTGCTCCCTGCTGCCGAC CATGTAGCTAAAGAGCTGGAAGAGCTGTTGCAGTGGCTGATGGGGGCTCCTGCAGGGCTGAAGATGAACCGGGCCTTGGACCAGGTCCTTGGACGCTTTTTCCTGTATCACATCCACCTCTGGATCA GCTACATCCACCTAATGTCTCCCTTCATTGAGACCATTCTTTGGTATGGAGGACTGTCTGCGTGCCTGGGCATCACCTTTGCTCTGTCACTGCTGTCTGACATGGTTGCTCTGCTCACCTTCCACATCTACTGCTTCTACGTGTATGGAGCCCG GTTGTACTGTCTGAAGATCTACGGCCTCTCGTCTCTCTGGAGGCTCTTCAGAGGAAAGAAGTGGAACGTCCTGCGGCAGAGAGTGGACTCCTGCTCCTACGACCTGGACCAG CTCTTCATCGGGACTCTGCTCTTCACCatcctgctgttcctgctgcccACCACGGCGCTCTACTACCTGGTCTTCACTCTG TTgcggctggtggtggtgatgttcCAGGGTGTCCTCCACCTCAGCGTGGACATTATCAACTCTTTCCCTCTGTTCGCCGTCGGCCTCCGTGTGTGCCAACCCTACCAGCTGGCAG AGGGTGTGAAGTTCAGGGTGCTGTGTGAGGAGCCCGGGACAGCCCTTcacctgctgatggag ATCAACCCTCTCAAGTGCAGCGCTGTGGTTCAGCGCTACCGCGTCCCCACCTACAGCTGCTACCCCAAAGATTCCTGGGCAGCTCTGGTCAAGAAGCTGTTTGTCGGGGAGCTGATTTACCCCTGGAGGCACAAAACCACCAAGAGCGACTGA